A region of the Bacillus sp. NP247 genome:
ACTCTTTAAAGAGTTGACCTTCTTTTTTACTAATGTTGAGAAATAATAGAATATTTTAGTTTGTATTTAAGTATTTTTGTATTTCTGTATAATGAAATTTATAATTCTAGATTTTGGGAGGAACAAAAGTGAAACAACAAGTGAGAAAACTTCTTTTAACAACAAGTATAGCATTATTGGTAGCACCAATTTCTGCTTATGCACATCCGGGACGAACGGATGCTAATGGGGGGCATACGTGTCGTACTAATTGTGAAAAATGGGGATTACAGTACGGGGAATACCATTATCACAATAAACCAGCTTCTAGCGGTGGCACAACGAGCCCTGCACCTAGTCAAAATAATAATGGTGCGGTAGAAGCAGAAGCACAGCGTAAGGTAGAGGCAGAGAAACAACGTGCTGCGGAAGAACAACGTAAAGCTGAAGAAGAGCGACAACGTATAGCTGAGGAGCAAAGAAAAGCAGAAGAAGCGCGTAAGCAAGAGGAAGCGCAGCGCCAAGCAGATATGGAAAAAGGGCAAGTTGAAGGTCAAAAAAGTGGAGAGACAGATTTTAAAGCAGGAAAAAACAATGCGGAAGGGCATTTAGCTGGAAAATCTGATACATATAAACAAGCATTTACAACTGCTTATGCTGCAGCTTGGTCTTTAGAAGAGCAGAAAAAAATGCATTTTGAAAAAGGAAAAAAACAAGGTTTAGCACAAGAGACGATGGATGATAGTCAAGTTGCTCCAGAGTTTAAGGGGAACTTTGCAGAAGGTTTCCAAGTAGGGAATAAAGAGAGAACAGAAAAAGTTGAAAAAGAGCAAGCGGAACTTGGTGAAAAGGCTGGTAAAGAATTAGCTGAAAAGAAACCTGGAAATACTGAAAAGGGTACATATGTGAAAGCATATGAAACCGCGTATGAAAAAGGATATAAGTCTGCCCAAAAAATGGCGGAAAAAGCTGGATATACATATGCACTTGAAAACTACGACTTAAAAGTTCCTGCTAAGTATGAAAAGAATGAAACATTAAAGAAATGGTTTACGGAAGGATTTAAATCAAATAAAAAGGCAGCGGAAATTCGAGAAGAAGGATATAAAAAAG
Encoded here:
- a CDS encoding YHYH domain-containing protein, translating into MKQQVRKLLLTTSIALLVAPISAYAHPGRTDANGGHTCRTNCEKWGLQYGEYHYHNKPASSGGTTSPAPSQNNNGAVEAEAQRKVEAEKQRAAEEQRKAEEERQRIAEEQRKAEEARKQEEAQRQADMEKGQVEGQKSGETDFKAGKNNAEGHLAGKSDTYKQAFTTAYAAAWSLEEQKKMHFEKGKKQGLAQETMDDSQVAPEFKGNFAEGFQVGNKERTEKVEKEQAELGEKAGKELAEKKPGNTEKGTYVKAYETAYEKGYKSAQKMAEKAGYTYALENYDLKVPAKYEKNETLKKWFTEGFKSNKKAAEIREEGYKKGDSWLSFFYKSFVPSEYKEHKGLYEQAIEKGKKA